A genome region from Arthrobacter sp. V1I9 includes the following:
- a CDS encoding fumarylacetoacetate hydrolase family protein: MKIMRLGDNGKEQPAVLTSSEDGAEQYFSLLPLTLDVDGAFLAAGGLGRVRAALDAGTLPILAEAAALRVGAPLVRPGAVVGIGMNYAAHAAESGSAPPEIPVVFLKPTNTVTGPYDPAPVPPHSSKYDWEVELGIVIGREASYLRSVDEAVDCIAGYVTANDFSEREYQIPGAAGQWTKGKTLPGSTPLGPWLVPASAVDGANLPLRSWVNGDPRQDSSTAQLIFDAPTLVHHCSQYMRLEPGDVILTGTPEGVALSGRFPYLQPGDVVEVEVEGLGRQRQELFRA; this comes from the coding sequence ATGAAGATCATGCGCTTGGGGGACAACGGCAAGGAACAGCCCGCGGTCCTGACGTCATCCGAAGACGGAGCCGAACAGTACTTCAGCTTGCTGCCCCTCACCCTGGACGTGGACGGCGCCTTCCTGGCCGCGGGAGGGTTGGGCAGGGTCCGGGCAGCGCTGGACGCAGGTACCCTGCCAATCCTGGCGGAAGCGGCGGCCCTCCGCGTCGGCGCTCCGCTGGTCCGCCCCGGAGCAGTAGTGGGCATTGGCATGAACTACGCCGCCCACGCGGCTGAATCAGGTTCCGCGCCGCCCGAGATTCCCGTGGTGTTCCTCAAACCGACCAACACCGTGACGGGACCTTACGACCCAGCTCCGGTTCCGCCGCACTCCAGCAAATATGACTGGGAGGTGGAGCTGGGCATCGTGATCGGCAGGGAAGCCAGCTACCTCCGGTCCGTTGACGAGGCTGTGGACTGCATCGCGGGCTACGTCACCGCCAATGACTTCTCTGAGCGGGAGTACCAGATCCCCGGGGCAGCCGGCCAGTGGACCAAGGGCAAGACCCTGCCCGGCTCCACACCCCTGGGACCCTGGCTTGTTCCCGCAAGCGCAGTGGACGGCGCGAACCTCCCCCTGCGCAGCTGGGTGAACGGTGATCCGCGCCAGGACTCCTCCACCGCGCAGCTCATCTTCGACGCCCCCACCCTGGTCCACCACTGCAGCCAGTACATGCGCCTGGAACCCGGGGACGTGATCCTTACCGGAACGCCCGAGGGTGTGGCGCTCAGTGGCCGCTTCCCCTACCTCCAGCCTGGAGACGTCGTCGAGGTGGAGGTAGAGGG
- the hutH gene encoding histidine ammonia-lyase, producing MTITTHEPLTVTLGPSGVTPEDVVAVARHNATVTISPEALETAAKVRAHIDDLAASDVPAYGISTGFGALANRHIPNELRTQLQKSLIRSHAAGMGPTVEREVVRGIMFLRAKTLASGRTGVRPVVLQTMVEVLNAGITPLVREFGSLGCSGDLAPLSHCALVLMGEGEAAGPDGELYGTAGRPAVAELLAEHGIEPVTLAEKEGLALVNGTEGMLGMLLMAIADLRQLLTTADITAALSVEALLGTDQVFLPELHAALRPHPGQAASADNMLRVLSDSPIVASHRVGDSRVQDAYSLRCAPQVAGAVRDTLDHAALVASRELAAQIDNPVVLPDGRVSSNGNFHGAPVAYVLDFLAIAVADLSSIAERRTDRMLDPARSHGLPAFLAADPGVDSGLMIAQYTQAGLVSDNKRLAVPASVDSIPSSAMQEDHVSMGWHAARKLRKAVENLRRVLAIELVTSARALDIRTQLSGGVLTPGPAGAAVVAVLRRVVDGPGTDRFLSPELEAADQFVKAGEVRRAAESAVGALA from the coding sequence ATGACCATCACCACCCACGAACCGCTGACCGTCACCCTCGGCCCCAGCGGCGTCACGCCGGAGGATGTCGTCGCCGTCGCACGCCACAACGCCACGGTGACCATCTCCCCGGAAGCGCTCGAGACGGCAGCAAAGGTCCGTGCACACATTGACGACCTCGCCGCCAGTGACGTTCCGGCCTACGGCATCTCCACCGGCTTCGGCGCCCTGGCCAACAGGCACATCCCCAACGAGCTGCGCACCCAGCTGCAGAAGAGCCTGATCCGCAGCCACGCCGCCGGGATGGGTCCGACCGTGGAACGCGAAGTGGTGCGCGGCATCATGTTCCTTCGCGCCAAGACCCTCGCGTCGGGCCGCACGGGCGTCCGGCCGGTGGTCCTGCAGACCATGGTGGAGGTGCTCAACGCCGGCATCACGCCGCTGGTCCGTGAGTTCGGTTCGCTGGGCTGCTCCGGTGACCTCGCCCCGCTGTCCCACTGCGCCCTGGTCCTGATGGGCGAGGGCGAAGCGGCCGGGCCTGACGGCGAGCTCTACGGCACAGCCGGCCGCCCCGCCGTCGCGGAACTCCTCGCCGAGCACGGCATCGAGCCGGTCACCCTCGCCGAGAAGGAAGGCCTGGCACTGGTCAACGGCACCGAGGGCATGTTGGGTATGCTCCTCATGGCTATCGCCGACCTTCGGCAGTTGCTGACGACGGCGGATATCACCGCCGCGCTGAGCGTCGAGGCCCTGCTGGGCACCGACCAGGTGTTCCTGCCAGAGCTGCACGCCGCGCTGCGTCCCCACCCGGGGCAGGCGGCAAGCGCTGACAACATGCTGCGTGTGCTGTCAGATTCACCGATCGTGGCATCCCACAGAGTGGGGGATTCGCGCGTGCAGGATGCCTACTCGCTCCGCTGCGCCCCGCAGGTAGCCGGTGCAGTCCGGGACACGCTGGACCATGCAGCCCTGGTGGCTTCCCGCGAATTGGCCGCCCAGATCGACAACCCGGTGGTACTGCCCGATGGCAGGGTCAGCTCCAACGGCAACTTCCACGGCGCCCCGGTGGCCTACGTGCTGGACTTCCTGGCCATCGCCGTCGCGGATTTGAGCTCCATCGCCGAGCGGCGTACGGACCGGATGCTCGATCCTGCCCGCTCCCACGGCCTGCCTGCCTTCCTCGCCGCAGACCCCGGCGTGGACTCCGGGCTCATGATTGCCCAGTACACCCAGGCAGGGCTGGTGTCGGACAATAAGCGGCTGGCTGTTCCTGCCTCCGTGGACTCCATCCCCAGTTCGGCCATGCAGGAAGACCACGTCTCCATGGGCTGGCACGCCGCCCGCAAGCTGCGGAAGGCAGTGGAGAACCTGCGGCGGGTGCTGGCAATCGAGCTGGTGACGTCGGCCCGCGCCCTGGACATCCGCACGCAGCTCTCCGGTGGGGTGCTGACGCCGGGACCGGCGGGCGCCGCCGTCGTTGCTGTCCTGCGCCGGGTGGTGGACGGGCCTGGAACGGACCGCTTCCTTTCCCCGGAACTCGAAGCAGCCGACCAGTTCGTCAAAGCAGGGGAGGTGCGCCGGGCGGCCGAATCTGCGGTTGGTGCGCTCGCCTGA
- the hutU gene encoding urocanate hydratase, with the protein MAPADFTTGARPVKAARGTELTAKSWQTEAPLRMLMNNLDPEVAERPDDLVVYGGTGRAVRSWAAFDAITRTLETMEKDETLLVQSGKPVGVFRTNEWAPRVLLANSNLVGDWANWPEFRRLEAEGLMMYGQMTAGSWIYIGTQGILQGTFETFAAIARKLTGDENGTLAGTLTLTGGCGGMGGAQPLAVTLNDGACLIVDVDETRLRRRAGKRYLDEVETDLDAAITKVLKAKEERRGWSVGYVGNAAEVFPEILRRHTAGELTVDIVTDQTSAHDPLSYLPEGISVGEWHREAEADPEGFTKKAQASMARHVQAMVEFQDAGAEVFDYGNSIRDEARKGGYTRAFEFPGFVPAYIRPLFCEGLGPFRWVALSGDPEDIRVTDEAIKELFPDNKHLHRWIDAAQERVEFEGLPARICWLGYGERAKAGLLFNQLVKEGKVKAPIVIGRDHLDSGSVASPYRETEAMADGSDAIADWPMLNALLNTASGATWVSLHHGGGVGIGRSIHAGQVSVADGTDLAAQKLERLLTNDPGMGVIRHADAGYDRALDVAKERGVRVPMLPTDSLTSQARPGNPIRVAPESR; encoded by the coding sequence ATGGCACCCGCCGATTTCACCACCGGTGCCCGCCCGGTCAAAGCAGCCCGCGGCACCGAGCTCACCGCCAAGTCCTGGCAGACGGAAGCCCCGCTGCGCATGCTCATGAACAACCTGGACCCCGAGGTGGCCGAACGCCCCGATGACCTGGTGGTCTACGGCGGCACCGGCCGCGCCGTCCGCTCCTGGGCAGCATTCGACGCCATCACCCGCACCCTGGAAACCATGGAAAAGGACGAAACCCTCCTGGTCCAGTCCGGCAAGCCGGTGGGTGTGTTCCGCACCAACGAATGGGCCCCCCGGGTCCTGCTGGCCAACTCCAACCTCGTGGGCGACTGGGCCAACTGGCCGGAATTCCGACGGCTCGAGGCCGAGGGCCTGATGATGTACGGCCAGATGACCGCCGGATCGTGGATTTACATCGGCACGCAGGGCATCCTGCAGGGCACCTTCGAGACCTTCGCCGCGATCGCCCGCAAACTCACCGGTGACGAAAACGGCACTCTCGCCGGCACACTTACCCTCACCGGCGGCTGCGGTGGCATGGGCGGCGCCCAGCCGCTCGCCGTCACGCTTAACGACGGGGCCTGCCTGATCGTCGACGTCGACGAGACCCGCCTCCGCCGCCGCGCCGGCAAACGCTACCTCGACGAAGTGGAAACCGACCTCGACGCCGCCATCACCAAAGTGCTCAAGGCCAAGGAAGAACGCCGCGGCTGGTCCGTAGGCTACGTGGGCAACGCCGCGGAAGTGTTCCCCGAGATCCTGCGCCGCCACACGGCCGGCGAGCTGACAGTGGACATCGTCACCGACCAGACCTCCGCCCACGATCCGCTGTCCTACTTGCCCGAGGGCATCTCGGTGGGCGAGTGGCACCGCGAAGCTGAAGCCGACCCCGAAGGCTTCACCAAAAAGGCACAGGCTTCCATGGCCCGCCACGTCCAGGCGATGGTCGAGTTCCAGGACGCCGGCGCCGAGGTCTTCGACTACGGCAACTCCATCCGTGATGAAGCCCGCAAGGGTGGCTACACCCGTGCGTTCGAATTCCCCGGCTTCGTGCCGGCCTACATCCGTCCCCTGTTCTGCGAGGGCCTGGGCCCGTTCCGCTGGGTGGCACTCTCCGGTGACCCCGAAGACATCCGCGTGACCGACGAGGCCATCAAGGAACTTTTCCCGGACAACAAGCACCTGCACCGCTGGATCGACGCCGCCCAGGAGCGCGTGGAGTTCGAAGGCCTGCCGGCCCGCATCTGCTGGCTGGGCTACGGCGAGCGCGCCAAGGCCGGCCTGCTGTTCAACCAGCTCGTCAAGGAAGGCAAGGTGAAGGCGCCGATCGTCATCGGCCGCGACCACCTGGACTCCGGCTCCGTCGCCTCCCCGTACCGTGAGACCGAGGCCATGGCGGACGGCTCCGACGCCATCGCCGACTGGCCGATGCTGAACGCCCTGCTCAACACCGCCTCCGGCGCCACCTGGGTATCCCTGCACCACGGCGGCGGCGTTGGCATCGGGCGGTCCATTCACGCCGGCCAGGTCTCGGTCGCTGACGGCACCGACCTCGCCGCGCAGAAGCTCGAACGCCTCCTCACCAACGACCCCGGCATGGGCGTCATCCGCCACGCCGACGCTGGCTACGACCGCGCCCTCGACGTCGCCAAAGAACGCGGAGTCCGCGTCCCCATGCTCCCCACGGACTCCCTAACCTCGCAGGCGCGGCCAGGGAACCCCATCCGCGTGGCCCCAGAATCCCGCTAA